The following is a genomic window from Chryseobacterium sp. StRB126.
TTTGTTGGAGTGATCGGGCCATTGGTAGAAGTTCCCGTTTTGATATTACTTGTAAAGATAAGCTTATGGTTAAAGAAGAGATATTATTAGTAAAAAGGGATATGCTTTTCCCAATATCAGGAAATGATTGATTTATTCTATTCATAATAATGATGTGAATTTGTAAGAGAATTTCTCAGACATTTGCTAATGTAAATAGGTAAAGTTAAAATCATGGATGATTTGAAATTAGAAAAATACCTCAAAAGAATTCACTATTCCGGAGATTTGGGAGCGAATATGGAGGTTTTAAAAAGAATCCACCAGCTGCATCCCAAGCATATACCATTTGAAAATATAGATTCTTATACAGGGATCGTTCCGTCACTGGATGTAGAACATATTTTCCAGAAACTGGTAATTGAATCCAGAGGAGGATATTGTTACGAGCAAAACCTGCTTTTGAGTGAAGTGCTACAATATCTTGGTTTTAAAGTGCAATTGCAGTTGGGTAGAGTATTGTGGCAAAAAGATGAAAACAGCAGTGCTGCTAAAACACACCTGCTGCTGATGGTAGAGTGGGAGGATCAAAAATATCTTGTAGACTCTGGTTTTGGAACGGCTACACTTACCGGTCCTTTAATTCTGAATGATGAAGAACCACAAGAGACTCCCAACGAACAATTTAAAATTTCGCAGAAAAATGGAGCCTACACTCTTTGGACCTGGAGGGAAAAGTGGTTGCCGGTTTATCGTTTTGAGTTAGAGCATGTAGAACCTTTTGACCTTGAAATTTGCAATTGGTATCTGGCTACTCACCCGGAATCCAATTTCAGAAAAAATCTGGTTTTTTCAAAGGTGGACGAAAATGCACGGTACACCTTTAACAATCACACATTAAATATCAGAAAAAAGGAGGGTGGAAAAGAATCAGTTTCCATTGAAAATAATATTCAACTTTTCCAAATGCTGAAGGATGTATTTGGCTTGAAAGAAAATGCCATAGAACTTCTGAAACAGAAAATATAAAAATAAACTTTCATTATTGATTGGAATTATATAAATAAAGGGAAGCTGCTAACAGACTCCCCTTTATCATTTTTTTAATTTTATATTCTATGAAACTATGGATATAATGATTTGTATCCATTGCTTACCATATTACTGCCCAATCCTGAGAATGATACAGAGAATTTGCTGGCATTAAAGCTTAAAGATCCTGTTGGAGTACAAAGTCCCAAGGCATATTGACATTGTCCGTAAGCACCAGTTTTTTTAGTAACCTTACTTTCACTTTTTGCTTTTCCTAAGCTGATATTAGACCAGTCGTTAACATCTGTGTTGGATACAGATGAGCCAGTATAGTAGATGGTAATCTGATATCCCATTTCACCTCTTTTAGATCCCCAAAGCCAGTTGGCAGTCCACCATTCTTTATACCATTTGGAGACTACTTTTGCAGCGGCTGTATTTGAATTTTCCACGGCTCCTCTTGTATCCATCATGATTAATCCTCCAAGAACATTATCCCAGATAATTCCTGAATCATGATAAAAACAAAGTGTTGTAAATTTTCCATTTTTATTGCTCCAGATTATTTCCATAACGTTGGTTCCTGTTTTTATTTCTTCAGTCGCCATTTCTTTTAATCCGGTTTGAGCGACGTTAAGATCATTACCTGCATAAAGATCACCAATTCTTCCCAATTTTACAGTAGAAAGATCCATAAGATTTCCTACAGCAATAAATTGGTCCTTGTCAGAAATAAGACTTTTTGAAATTTCAATCCCTTTTTGAGTTGAAATTTGTCCAATAACCTTCACTCCAGCTATTTGGATATCACTTTTTAGATATTTTTCAAGACTTTTTTGTGATTCGTCTAACTGAGCCTGTACAGTACTGGGAACAGCTTGTGAAATAGAAGTGGTTTCTTTTTGCAGATCGGCAGTGGTGATTTTTGTCTGAGTCGTTTCCTGTTTGGAAATTTCATTGTTCTCATCACTACAGCTGCTAAGTGATAATACCGATAAAACGGCCATCAGTTTAAAGACAGTAACTAATTTTTTCATAATATATTTAATTTAGGTTGTGCATAGTAAATATACTTAAATCTTGTGTAATTCTCAATGTTTTGAATTAATTATTTGTTAATTTGAAAGTAATTATTATTTGGGAGAAAGGATTTGAAAAAAAACAGGGATTGGAGAGATACTAGACCATAGAAAAGTAGAATGGAATTTAGAACTGAGATTTGAGATTATTGAAAAAATCTAAGTATTGAACTTTAAATTCAAAACTAGCAACCAGGCATTTCATGAAATAAACTTTGAACAATGAACCTTGAACTTTAAACCTGCTTCCCATTCAAAATCTTAAAATTTGTTTAAATTTTTAGTTTACGGCAAATAAATGTATAATCTTTTGTAATTTTACAGCATGGAATTAAGCATTGGAGAAATGGCATTGATTGCAATCGCAATCGTTGTATTATTCGGTCCGGATAAACTGCCTCAAATTGCACGTGACTTGGGTGCGGGTGTTAGAAAAATGCGTGGTGCAGTGGAAGATATCAAAACTGAGATCATGAAGGAAACAGATAATCCTGTTTCTGAGATTAAACGTGAAATTGAGAAAGTAAAAGATGCCGCGAAAGATTTCAACCCAATGAAGGATATTGAAAAAGATGTTCTTACAGAACCTGTTTCTACGACTCAGGAACCTCCAAAACCAAAGCCTGCCGAGGACGAAACCTACGAAGGGCCTGTAAGCAGATAATGTATGGAGGAAATTATTCAGGATGATAAGCAGGTATTTCTATACCTTAATAATTTGGGCGACCCAGCCTTTGACCAGTTTTGGATGCTGATATCCAGCACATGGATCTGGGTACCACTTTATAGTATATTCCTTTATTTTTTATACAAAAATTACAAACTAAAATCATTAGTTTTTATACTTATATTTTTAGCACTTGGAGCAACGGTTTCAG
Proteins encoded in this region:
- a CDS encoding twin-arginine translocase TatA/TatE family subunit — encoded protein: MELSIGEMALIAIAIVVLFGPDKLPQIARDLGAGVRKMRGAVEDIKTEIMKETDNPVSEIKREIEKVKDAAKDFNPMKDIEKDVLTEPVSTTQEPPKPKPAEDETYEGPVSR
- a CDS encoding arylamine N-acetyltransferase family protein, which gives rise to MDDLKLEKYLKRIHYSGDLGANMEVLKRIHQLHPKHIPFENIDSYTGIVPSLDVEHIFQKLVIESRGGYCYEQNLLLSEVLQYLGFKVQLQLGRVLWQKDENSSAAKTHLLLMVEWEDQKYLVDSGFGTATLTGPLILNDEEPQETPNEQFKISQKNGAYTLWTWREKWLPVYRFELEHVEPFDLEICNWYLATHPESNFRKNLVFSKVDENARYTFNNHTLNIRKKEGGKESVSIENNIQLFQMLKDVFGLKENAIELLKQKI